From Ignisphaera aggregans DSM 17230, the proteins below share one genomic window:
- a CDS encoding conserved hypothetical protein (KEGG: smr:Smar_1530 hypothetical protein~SPTR: A3DPQ8 Putative uncharacterized protein) yields MASGIASWFYETYVPAQFILDDGLSEFISASIVEEKMVREPLFLLYVSPHSIEAIATSLRNQGFVETHRVRGEVYSFVKRLEDPWELYIRIFSNGFIESEVRVGDIFAEKLGSINLFVVYEPYNFYSQIYNKLHILYKPRRKWVIKVLNNFRIQMRPPKLLAPWKTITISYEALSVTEPLIYLLSRLERDDVGVAIPI; encoded by the coding sequence ATGGCTAGTGGAATAGCTTCATGGTTCTATGAAACCTATGTTCCAGCTCAGTTTATTCTTGATGATGGTCTTTCTGAGTTTATATCTGCATCTATTGTTGAGGAGAAGATGGTTCGAGAACCCCTCTTTCTGCTCTATGTATCTCCACATAGTATTGAAGCTATAGCTACCTCTCTAAGGAATCAAGGATTTGTTGAGACTCATAGAGTTAGGGGAGAGGTTTATAGCTTTGTTAAGAGACTTGAAGATCCATGGGAACTATATATAAGGATTTTTAGCAATGGATTTATCGAATCTGAGGTGAGAGTTGGAGATATTTTTGCGGAGAAGCTTGGGAGTATAAATCTCTTTGTAGTCTATGAACCATATAACTTCTATAGCCAGATATATAATAAGCTCCATATACTCTATAAACCTCGTAGAAAATGGGTTATCAAAGTCTTAAACAATTTCCGTATCCAGATGAGACCACCAAAGCTTTTAGCTCCTTGGAAAACCATTACCATTTCCTATGAAGCTCTATCTGTTACAGAACCACTTATCTATTTGTTGAGCAGGCTTGAGAGGGATGATGTAGGAGTTGCAATACCGATCTAA
- a CDS encoding protein of unknown function DUF996 (COGs: COG2245 membrane protein~InterPro IPR010397~KEGG: pho:PH1319 hypothetical protein~PFAM: protein of unknown function DUF996~SPTR: B5ITF7 Putative uncharacterized protein~PFAM: Protein of unknown function (DUF996)), whose product MSRTGFASVSQVSSSGVVGIGNRIYIGDAKTLGLAGAIVSFVIWVITFVASLISELIGILLAFVGIVGIILVYLGISKISEAVNDAKIKNSYLIYFILSIVSLAIATIGTIILRPVLQMYAVYLTLAGIARWLSTSTSPHIGTDLYTLIVIIVLFWISIFIPTVVGTWYLKKSYDLVKMYVKVEIFSVAGLLYFIGGILSIILIGIIIMFIANIIEIVAWASTPEYIETVPDPQLKYIESSQHRKPKYIEPESIE is encoded by the coding sequence ATGTCTCGTACAGGATTTGCCTCTGTATCCCAGGTTAGTAGCTCTGGAGTTGTTGGCATAGGGAATAGGATTTATATTGGGGATGCCAAGACCCTTGGTCTTGCAGGTGCTATAGTATCCTTCGTTATATGGGTCATAACCTTTGTAGCTAGCTTAATCTCCGAATTGATTGGAATACTACTAGCGTTTGTAGGTATTGTAGGTATAATTCTTGTGTATCTAGGTATATCCAAGATATCTGAAGCAGTAAATGATGCTAAGATCAAGAATAGCTATCTCATATACTTCATACTCTCTATAGTCTCATTAGCAATAGCCACAATAGGCACAATAATATTGCGACCAGTACTACAGATGTATGCTGTTTACCTAACTCTTGCAGGTATAGCTAGGTGGCTAAGCACATCTACATCACCCCATATTGGTACAGATCTATATACATTGATAGTTATTATCGTTTTGTTCTGGATATCAATATTTATACCAACTGTTGTCGGTACATGGTATCTAAAGAAATCTTACGACCTTGTAAAGATGTATGTAAAGGTAGAGATATTTAGTGTAGCAGGTCTTCTATACTTCATAGGTGGTATACTATCGATAATACTCATAGGTATAATAATAATGTTTATCGCAAACATAATAGAGATTGTTGCATGGGCATCGACACCAGAATACATCGAAACCGTACCAGATCCACAACTCAAATATATAGAATCTTCACAGCATAGGAAACCAAAATACATAGAGCCAGAGTCTATAGAATAA
- a CDS encoding PaREP1 family protein (InterPro IPR010268~KEGG: smr:Smar_1531 PaREP1/PaREP8 domain-contain protein~PFAM: PaREP1 family protein~SPTR: A3DPQ9 PaREP1/PaREP8 domain containing family protein~PFAM: Archaeal PaREP1/PaREP8 family) — MQYRSKLHEVIDLCRKYIDEAIDLLQKGDSIQASEKLYKVVEEALKILAEIHGLEAYRKSAEIGRWSVSRLEEAAKQLATIYGDSIYDSWKIAYERLHIEGFHEKKLTPEDIREEIDKVIYLVSLLEILTR; from the coding sequence TTGCAATACCGATCTAAATTACATGAAGTGATAGATTTATGTAGAAAGTATATTGATGAAGCTATAGACCTTCTACAGAAGGGAGATTCTATTCAAGCTAGTGAGAAGCTATATAAAGTAGTAGAAGAAGCTTTAAAGATATTAGCAGAGATACATGGGCTTGAAGCATATAGGAAATCAGCTGAGATAGGTAGATGGAGTGTATCACGCCTAGAGGAAGCAGCTAAACAGTTAGCAACGATATATGGTGATAGTATCTATGACTCTTGGAAAATAGCTTATGAGAGACTACATATAGAGGGATTCCATGAGAAAAAGCTAACACCTGAAGATATACGTGAAGAAATAGATAAGGTGATATACCTAGTATCGCTACTTGAGATTCTTACAAGATAA